TAGACAATTGTGAACTGGGTAAGGGATAAAAGCGATTATTTTTTATTGCCGATAAGTGAGAAAAAACAGCGTGTTGCTTGATTTGTTGTTTTAAATCATCAGGATTATCAGTCAAAGTTAATTCAATAAAAACATCAGGTTGCCACAGTAACAAGGCTTCTTCGCTGAGTGATTGATAACCAATAATACCTTGTTCACGGGCAATATTAATCGCACCTAAACGAGTTAATAAATGATCTAATAATGTGTCTCCACCAATAATATAAGATTGATCCCGAATGATCACCCGTAATGGTGAATGATGATGAGGGCGTTTTGTTTCTATCAAAGCCAAACGCTGTCTCATGGCGAGAATGAGTTGTTCTGCTGACGTTTCTACCGCTAATAATTGACCTAATAGACGAATATTATTTTCTATATCTTCTATTTGTGAGAATTGTTTAAACTGAAACACGAATGCGCCACTTTTCTGCAATAAAATCACTGTTTCGGCACGGCTGTAATGGGCGACTAGAATCAGATCGGGTTTTAAGGTTAAAATCAATTCAGGATTAGACGGAATGGCAGGCGGTAAATCACGGCGATGCGCGATATTGCTATATTTCTTATCTCGTGCCAATTCGCTCACAGCAATAATTCGTTCTAAAGCGACCAAATGCAGCAATAATTCATCGGTGGCTAGGGTTTGAGAAATAATGCGTTGTGGCGCGGCCGAAAGCGTAAATATCTGCCCACTGGCATCTTGAATCTGGCGCGGAAAATCGGCCGCAAATCCCCCCCGAAATGACAAAATAAGTATCATTAACGGTAACATCATCGGGTAAAAATAAAACTCGGCAAGGTGATTTTGTTTCATCGGTTGTTAATGTTACACTGAATATTTCTTTATCTTTGGAATGGCTCACATGCGACGGTTTTTATTTCATAATTTTAGATTAATTTTTGCCATCGATATTTGGGTGCGCCAACGTTTTACTTTAGCGGGAAAATTAGTATTAGGGGGATTGGTGGCGGCGAGTGTTTTTGGCGTGGATACGCGACAAACATTTGCTTATCAATTATTTTCCTTATTACTGGCTTTATTATTACTGGCCATATTGGGCAGTTGGTTTTCCCGATTAAAACTCACCGCACAACGAGAATTACCACGTTTTTTAACCGTCGGTGAACCATTTGATTATCGGGTATTATTAACCAATCACACTTCATCTTTACAACAAGGTTTGCTGTTATCCGAGCAAATTAAACAAAACCCGCCCACTTTCGCCCAATTTAGCCAAATTCGGGAAAAAAATCAATGGCGACAAAATTGGTTTGATAATTATGTGGGTTATCCGCGTTGGTTATGGTTAATTTCCTTAAATCGTGGGGCTAACGTTGAACCCAAATTATTGCCTCCATTACCGCCTAAAGGGACTTTAGCGGTGAGTTTGCGCATTCTTCCATTACGACGTGGTTTTATTCATTTTGATCGGCTGAAATTAGCGCGTACTGATCCTTTGGGTTTATTTAATGCTTTGCATTTTTTCTCACTGCCAGAGCGGTTGTTAGTTTTGCCTTATCGTTATCCGATTCCTCCCTTAAATTTCTCAGGCTCGCGTAAGTATCAAAAAGGGGGTGTTAATTTGGCCATGTCCGTAGGAGATGCGGAGGAATTTATGTCATTACGCGAATATCGTCCCGGTGATCCTTTACGTCATATTCATTGGCGCAGTTTTGCCCGTTTGGGTAAGCCTGTGGTTAAAGAATATCAAGATGAATTTTTTGTGCGCCATGCGCTTATTTTAGATACTTTTAATGATTATTATTATGAGCCAAGATTTGAGCAAGCGGTATCGATTGCAGCTTCTTTTGCTTGCGCGCCGAGAAGCCATGAGATTTTATTAGATTTAATGTTTGTGGGTTCGGAGGCGCATTGTTTTACTTCGGGACGCGGTCTGGCCCCTGTGTCTAAGTTATTGGAAATATTGGCTTGTGTCGAAATGTCCAAAGAACCCAATTTAGAACATCTTTATCCGTTATTAAATCAACATTTGCACTCGTTGAGTGCTTGTATTTGTGTATTGTTGAATTGGGATGAACAACGGCGTTCTTTTATTCAATGGTTGCGTGCTAAAAATATTCAATTTTTAGCGGTAATTTTAAGTCAAGACCCAGAAAGTGATGCCGATGCGCAATCCGTTGGGGTTAAAGTATTGAATAGTGAACAATTGGCTTCTGAATTAGCGGCTTTAACGGTATGAATCAAACTATTTTAATTGCACCACCTTTGGGATTATTAGGAGCAACTTTACTCTTTTGGGGATGGCAAACGGATTTATTGCCTTATGCGATTATTATGGCTATTCTGATTGAATTGCCGCGTTGGACTGAATGGCGTTGGGATTTGTCGGATAAAGATTTTAACCGTTTGATGGATTTAACGTCATTATTATGGCTAGGCACAACGATTTATTTATTTAATCGGAATTCTATTCAAGGTTTATTTATCTTGTTGAGTTGGATGCCGATTATCTTTTTTATTTTGATGATAACGCAACTTTATAGCCAACAAGGTTCAATTCGGTTAAGCAGTATTTTTTTATCTTTGCGTCATTATCAATCCGATAGCAGCGGGATAGAAAAAAATGAGCCGAATAATCCCGCCATTAAGCGCATTCATTTGGGTTATCCTTATTTTGTTTTATGCTTGTTGGCGGCCAGTGCGGGGCAAACGAATTATTTTTTTCTCGGTATTTTTTTATTAACAGCTTGGGCATTGTGGACTATTCGCCCGCGTCATTATCGTTTGGCCACTTGGTTATTAGTGTTAATTTTAGGTTTTACTTTTGGTTATTTAGGGCATGTGGGTTTATATCGTTTGCAAAATCAAATTGAAACGATGATTATTAATTGGTTTCAAGATTTATTATGGCGTTCGCGTGATCCTTATCGACAAAATACGGCAATTGGAGATATTGGGGAATTAAAACAGTCGGATAGAATTTTATTACGGGTTTATCAAGATCAACCCGGTCTTTTACGTGAAGCGACTTATAACAGTTATTATCGCGGCAGTTGGCAGGCACAAACGGCGAATTTTAAAGATTTAGTGCCTGTTTCTCAACAAGATTCTCGCTGGTTATTAACGCAAGTCAATCATGCTTCTTTAA
The DNA window shown above is from Thioflexithrix psekupsensis and carries:
- a CDS encoding ABC transporter substrate-binding protein, with product MILILSFRGGFAADFPRQIQDASGQIFTLSAAPQRIISQTLATDELLLHLVALERIIAVSELARDKKYSNIAHRRDLPPAIPSNPELILTLKPDLILVAHYSRAETVILLQKSGAFVFQFKQFSQIEDIENNIRLLGQLLAVETSAEQLILAMRQRLALIETKRPHHHSPLRVIIRDQSYIIGGDTLLDHLLTRLGAINIAREQGIIGYQSLSEEALLLWQPDVFIELTLTDNPDDLKQQIKQHAVFSHLSAIKNNRFYPLPSSQLSSVSHYIVNGFAQLAAALYSIPITDDMIFHDKP
- a CDS encoding DUF58 domain-containing protein, with product MRRFLFHNFRLIFAIDIWVRQRFTLAGKLVLGGLVAASVFGVDTRQTFAYQLFSLLLALLLLAILGSWFSRLKLTAQRELPRFLTVGEPFDYRVLLTNHTSSLQQGLLLSEQIKQNPPTFAQFSQIREKNQWRQNWFDNYVGYPRWLWLISLNRGANVEPKLLPPLPPKGTLAVSLRILPLRRGFIHFDRLKLARTDPLGLFNALHFFSLPERLLVLPYRYPIPPLNFSGSRKYQKGGVNLAMSVGDAEEFMSLREYRPGDPLRHIHWRSFARLGKPVVKEYQDEFFVRHALILDTFNDYYYEPRFEQAVSIAASFACAPRSHEILLDLMFVGSEAHCFTSGRGLAPVSKLLEILACVEMSKEPNLEHLYPLLNQHLHSLSACICVLLNWDEQRRSFIQWLRAKNIQFLAVILSQDPESDADAQSVGVKVLNSEQLASELAALTV